The DNA sequence AATTCAACGAACACTCCATTTTTAAATCTGCCTATTCTGTCACCGTGATATTCTGTAAACCAAACTTGGCCTTCAGAGTCTACAGCTATCTCGTATGGTTCGCTTCCAAGCGTTGGAATATTCCATTCATATATTGTTGAGCCTGAAAGCATGCAGATTTTATTTGCGAATTGAGCTGTAAACCAAATGTTGTCTCCACTTACAGCTATGCCATGAGGTCTATAATCTATTGGTAGTGAGTATTCAGTGATTAGGGCAGCTTTGCTAGCTGGTGTAAGAAGGCTTAAAGATAAAATTAAAGGAAGAAATAGAATGATTAAGTGTTTTGGTTTTTTTACAGCTTTAAATTTTTTAAATAAGATTAGAAGCATAGAAAAGCTTAAGTTAAAGAGAAGAAATTTAAGTGAATTTGTTAAGGGAGTAAATAAGATTAAAGTGGGAAAAAGGCTTAGCATTATAAAGAAAATGAAGCTTTTGTAACTGTTAGGATTTAAAGTAGATCCATTTTTTGAATTCAGCAATGCTTCGCACCAAAATTTTGCTTTAAAAATTATTAATGATTCATCCCTATATAACCTTAATTATTTAAATATTTTAAATAAGTTTGATTTCATATTTAAAAATTGAAATTTATAATGTAAAAAAAGCTTATTTAAGTTAAATCAAATTCAAGCAGGCTTTAAAAAATCAATTTTAACTCTTTTGCTGTAAATTTTACACCTTTAATTAATTAAAGGTGTAAAATTAAGCCTTTTATTTTTTATTAAATGGCTTATGAAGTTTTTAGAGTAGTTAGCTTACGGAATAAAGGTTTACCAAAAAACTTAAATATATTTACTACTATATTTTACTATGTGGGGATATTTATGAACCTTATTTTGATTGGTTTAGCTTTCTTAAGGCTAGTTTTAGGAATAGTTTTCGCTGTTGTAGGCCTTTACATTGCTTCTTGGGTTCTTGGAAAAGTTACTAAGGAAATTGATGAATGGGAAGAAATAAAAAAAGGAAATATAGCAGCTGCAATATATATGGCGGGTATATTCATATCTGTTGCTATTATTGTAGGACCGGGAATTATAGGATTATTTAGAACTTTAAATATAGTTGGTATTGTTATTGGTTTTATTCAGCTTGTTATAGCATTAATTCTTGCTATGGTTATGCAGTATATAGGTATTTCAACTCTTGGAAAATTAACTAAAGGTATTAACGAGTGGGTTGAGCTTAAAAACGGTAACATAGCTATAGGCATTATAATGGCTGCTATTGTTATCGCTATATCTACAATTGTTGCTAGAGGAGTGGAAAACCTTATTGCAGCGATATTCGGATAAATCCCAAACCCCAATTTATTTTTCTAAAGAAAATTATAATAAATTAATAAATTCATCGATAAAAATTAAAAATTTTAAAGAAAAGGTAGAAATTTAAAGCTAAAAACGAAGCTCAGTATTTCACGATAATAGGGATTATCAAAAAAAGAGAAGGGTTTAAGAAAGTTCAGTTGGATTTTCAAGTAGGTTTTTTATTTTTTGGAGGAATTTCGCAGCTGGAACGCCATCAACTACTCTATGATCAAAAACAAGCGTTAAGATTGCTATTGGTTTAATTAATATTTGATCATTTATTACTATTGGTTTTTTCTTTATTTTTCCAATTCCTAAAATTCCTGTTTGTGGTGGATTAATTATTGGAATGAAAACTTCAACATCATAAAGGCCTAGATTTGTAATTGTAAATGTTCCACCTGTTACTTCTTCAATTGATAATTTACGTTGTAAAGCTTTATCTGTAAGTTCTTTAATATTATTTGAAATTTCCACTATGGATTTTTTATTTGAGTTTTTAATAACTGGTGTGATTAATCCTTCTTCTGTATGAATTGCTAAAGCTATATTTATTTCTTCAAAAATTTTAATTTCTTCTTTATCTAAAGTTGAATTAAATATTGGGTATTCCTCTAAAGCTTTAGCTGCAGCTTTAACTATAAAGGCTGTTAAGGAGATTTCACCTAAAGAAGTTTTAAGATTTTCTCTATATTCAAGAAGCTTCTCAAAATTAACTGATGTAGTTATAGTTGTTGAAGCTGCTTCATGAAGGCTATAAATTAACCTTTCAGCTATAGTTTTTCTTGTTCTAGATAAAGGAATTATTTTAGCGATGGGAATAAATGTTAAACCGGGGATGGAAGCTTCAGTTAAAGTAGGTTTTACTTCTAAAGCTTTAATCGCATTTAAAACATCTTCTTTAGTTATTCTTCCGCCTGGACCTGTTCCTTTAATTTCTTCAAGATTTATTCCATATTCTTCAGCTAGTTTTTTAGCTAATGGGCTAGCTTTAACGCGTTCAAAAGTTTTTGCAGGAGGTTTCTCTATTTTAGGTTTCTCAATTAATTCAATTTTCTTTTCAACTTTAATTTTTTCAATTTCCTCTATTAATTCTTTAGGGATAGGTTCATCAATTTCACCAATTAAAGCTATAGGTTTTAAAACTTCAACTTCAGAACCGGCTTGATAAAAAATTTTTTTTAAAACTCCGCTTGCAGGCGCTTCAACTTCAAAAACTGTTTTTTCTCCTTCAACAACAACCATTGGTTCCCCTTTATTTACTAATTCTCCCTCATTTTTCAACCATTTAATTATTCTCCCAGTCTTCATAGCTGGATCAAATCTTGGAATTATAATTTTATGCATTTAAATACGCCTCTCTTTTTTATTTTAACCTTTTAAAAGAGAGTTTACAGCTTGAATTATTTTATCCTTATTAGGCATATATTCTAATTCAAGTTGGGGAGAAAATGGAATAGGTATATCAGGTGAAGCGACTCTAGTTATTGGCGCATCAAGGTAATCAAAAGCGTTTTCAATTATTGAAGCTGTTATTTCAGCTCCTACTCCACCTGTTTTATGGTCGTCTTCAGCTATTATAACTCTACCTGTTTTTTTAACTGAATTCACTATTGTTTCTATATCTAATGGTTGAATTGTTCTTGGATCTATTACTTCAATGCTTAAACCTTTTTCTTCAAGGATTTTAGCTGCAGCTAAAGCTTCATGAACCATTCTTGAAATAGCCACAATTGTAACATCGTCCCCTTCTTTTTTTACATCAGCTTTTCCAAAAGGTATAATGTAATCTTCTTCAGGAACAGGGCCTTTAACCCTATATAAAAGGCTGCATTCAATATAAAGCACAGGATTCTCTTCTTTTAAAGCTTGATTAAATAAACCTTTAGCATCGTATGGGGTTGATGGAAGCGCAACTTTTAAACCTGGAACTTGAAGAAACCAAGCTGGAATAAATTGTGAATGTTGAGCACCATGAGCTCTTCCAAGGCTGTATTGCGTTCTAACAATTATTGGAACTTTAAGTTTTCCCCCACTCATAAACCTTATTTTAGCAGCTTGATTAGCTAACTGCTCTAAACAAATAGGAATAAAATCCATATACATTATTTCAGCGATAGGTTTTAAACCCATTAAAGCTGCGCCTATAGCTGCTCCAACAATAGCAGCTTCAGATATAGGCGTGTCTCTTATTCTTTCAGAACCAAACTCCTCAAGGAAACCATTAGTAATTTTAAAAGCTCCACCGTAAGCGCCTATATCTTCACCTATAAGGAAAACTTTAGGATTTTTAATTAATGCATTTCTTAAAGCTTCTCTTATAGCTTCAGCGTAAGTTAATTCTCTCAAAATTTTTAACCCTCCTTTTTCACCTATAAGCTTTCAAGAATTAAGCATAAACATAGTTTTTTAATTCTTCAAATGAGAGAATTGGGCTTTTTTGAGCGAAATTCACAGCTTCATCTAATTCACGTTTAATTTCTTCTTCAAAAGTTTTAACATCAGATTCAGATAAAACATTAAGTTCAATAAGGTTTTTCTTAAAATTGATAATTGGATCTTTTTTAAGCCAAGCTTCAACTTCTTCTTTAGGTCTATATTTAGCTTGATCATAAATTCCATGACCTTTAAGCCTATAAGTTTTGCATTCAAGGAGAGTGGGCCCTTCACCTTTCCTAGCTTTCTCAATCGCTTCTTTAGTCGCCAACCATACAGCAATAGGATCGTTTCCATCAACAATTATACCTGGTATACCGTAGCCTAAAGCTCTTTCAGCAAGACTTTTTAAAGCTACAGCTTTCTCAGCTTTCATTCCAATAGCATACATGTTATTTTCGCAAACAAGTATTACTGGAAGATTCCAAATAGCAGCCATATTTACAGCTTCATGAAAAGCTCCAGTATTAACAGCACCGTCTCCAAAAAACACAGCTATAACCCTATCTGATTTTTCATATTTAAAAGCTAAAGCCACGCCTACAGCTATTGGAACCCCGCTTCCAACTATAGCTGAAGCAAAAAGGCTTCCTCTTTCAGGCGATATAGCAACATGCATTGAACCACCTAAACCTTTACATGTTCCTGTAGCTTTACCAAATAATTCAGCCATAACCTCCTTCATAGGTATACCTTTAGCTAAAGCATGCCCATGCCCTCTATGATTACTTATAATTAAATCACCTTCCTCTAAAGCTGAAACCACGCCTACTGCTACAGCTTCCTCACCAAAATAAAGATGTGCAGGTCCAGTTATCAAGCCTTTCATTAAATAAAGCTCTTCAACTTTCTCTTCAAAAAACCTTATTTCCATCATTTTTTTAAGCATCCAAACAAGCTTATCTCGAGTTAAACCAAGCTTCAAATAATCTTTAGGCGAAATAGTTATTTCTTTAATCATTTTTCATTCCTCTTTCTCTAAATTAATTTTAAACTAACCAAAAATAAAAATTAATAATTTTTTCTGAAATATACAATAATTATTATCAAAGAAAACAAAATTTCATTATAAAATTTTTATTAAATTGCGTAGGTTATTAAGGCTTTTAATCATATCGTTTGGGTTGTGCGCTTCAATGATTAATGAATTGTTCCAGTCAATTTCTCTTAATGAATTTAATATTTCTTTAAAGTTTATTTTTCCTTTTCCTATTGGTAAATGCTCGTCTTTATCGCCTTTATTATCATGAATATGAATATTAATTATTTTATGGTTAAGATTTTTTATGAATTCTATCGGGTTGCTGAAAGTGTTAGCATGTCCAATATCTAATGTTGCTTTACATCCAATTTTATTAAGCATTTCTTGAAATGAATTTAAATCTCCAGCTAGAGATAAGCTAGCAGCTTTCCTATCATTTTCAAGAGTAAACGTAATCCCTAAACTTTCTGAAGTTTTAAAAAGCTTTTTTAAAGATTCTATCGCTTCATTTTTAACTTTAGATAATAAAGTTTCAGGGTAAACTCTATTAAGTCTTCCAGCATGACACACAATTATTTCAGCATTAACTTTTTTAGCTAAAAATATTGAGTTGAATAAAATTTTTTCAAAGCTTCGCCTTAAATCTTTATGTGGTGTTCCAAGATTAACATCAATAACAGGTAAATGAAAACTCAATTTAAAATTAAAATCATCAAGCTTTTTCTTGTTTAAAAGAAAGTTTTTAAATCTTAAATCATCCAATTTAATTTCAATTCTGTTTACTTCAAGTTTTTTCGCTAACTTAAAGAATTCCATAGGGTTTAAATTAAATAAGGGATGATTAGATAAACCTATTTCCATGGATATTCACTTCCTAACTGAAAAGCTAAAGTTTACTTAAAAATTATAAAAATTAACATTATAATTAACATAGCGATGATTAAAAGTATGAATGGTAAAAGTGTTGTTTGTAAAGCTGCTATTATTATAGCTAAGTAATCTTTCCAAGTTAATTTTAAGTTTTCTTTTCCTTCCTTTTCACTCAATTTTTTCACGCTGCTAAAAAGCAAGCAACAAGATGATTCTTTTTTACTTCTATTAGTTTTGGTTCTTGTTTTTGGCATATATCCATTGCATATTCACATCTAGGGTGAAACCTACAACCTGAAGGGGGATTAATTGGGCTGGGCACATCACCTTTCAAAATTATCTTGTTTCTTTTTCTAGTTAACTCAGGGTCTGGAATTGGAATTGCTGAAAATAAAGCTTTAGTGTATGGATGAATTTGATTAGTGAATAAATCTTCTTTTTCAGCTAATTCAACAATTTTGCCAAGATACATTACAGCTATTCTATTGCTTACATGTTTTATTACACTTAAATTATGAGATATAAAAAGGTATGAAAGTTTAAGCTCTTGTTGTAAATCCATTAATAAATTAAGGATTTGAGCTTGAACTGAAACATCTAAAGATGATGTGGGCTCATCTAAAACAATAAATTTTGGTTTAAGAGCTAAAGCTTTAGCTATGCATATTCTTTGTCTTTGACCTCCACTAAATTCATGAGGAAAACGATATAAATGATCTTCGCTTAAACCAACTTTTAAAAGAAGTTCAAGCACTTTCTCGTAAAGCTCATTTCTTTTAGCTAAACCATGAATTAAAAGAGGTTCACTTATAATGTTTTTTATTGTCCATCTAGGGTTAAGAGAAGCATAAGGATCTTGAAAAACAATTTGCATTTCACGCCTAAATTTTCTCATTTCAGAAGGGGGTAAACTAGTTATGTTAACGCCATTAAATATTATTTCGCCTTCAGTAGGCTCTATTAACCTTAAAATGCATCTTCCTACAGTTGTTTTTCCACAACCAGACTCCCCAACTAAACCTAAAGTTTCACCTTTTTTTAAGTTAAAACTAACACCATCAACAGCATAAACGTAACCCTTAGTTTTCCCTAAAATACCTTCTTTAATCGGGAAAAGTTTTCTTAAATTATTTACTTCTAAAATATTAACGCTATAACTATTACTCAAATTGTTCACCTGTAAAGGTGGCATGAAACTTTATGGTTTAATTCTACTTCTATTAGTTTTGGTTCTTGTTTTTGGCATATATCCATTGCATATTCACATCTAGGGTGAAACCTACAACCTGAAGGGGGATTAATCAAGTTTGGAACAAAACCTGGAATAGTTTTTAATCTTTTAGGGTTATCGTGAAGCTTTGGAATGGCGTTTAAAAGCCCTTTAGTATATGGATGCATCGGATTTTTAAATAACGAGAAAGTTTCAGCTTCCTCAATAATGTGTCCAGCATACATTACAGCGACTCTATCGCATATTTCAGCAACAAGCCCTAAATCATGAGTTATTACAAGAATTGAAGTTTCAACTTCTTTTTTGATTTCATTTAATAAATTAAGGATTTGAGCTTGAATAGTTACATCTAAAGCTGTTGTAGCTTCATCAGCTATAAGCAAATCTGGTTTACATGAAAGAGCCATAGCTATCATAGCTCTTTGTCTCATTCCTCCACTAAGTTCATGAGGATATTGAACTACAACTTTTTCTGGATAAGGCATTTTTACAAGCTTTAAAACTTCAACAGCTTTTTTTAAAGCTGCTTTTTTCATTTCACGTTTAGAAGGTGCTGGTGGATTTTTTAATGCTTTTTTAAATTCTTCAATTTTAATTTTTAGTTTTTCATTCGGGTGTTTCTCAAGTTTTTTCGTTAACTCATTTATTTTCATTTCTAAAACATCTTTTTTTAAATCTTGATGAAGCATTATAACTTCAGCTATTTGATCACCTATTGTTAAAACAGGATTTATATATGTGGCTGGATCTTGAAAAACCATAGCTATTTCTTTCCCTCTAATTTTTCGCATTTCTTCATCAGTTAATTTTAATAAATCTTTTCCTTTAAACCATATTTCTCCATTAACTATTCTTCCTGGAGGTTGAATAAGCCTTAAAATTGATAAAGATGTAACCGATTTTCCACAGCCTGTTTCTCCAACAAGACCCATTGTTTCGCCTTTATAAACATCAAGATTTATACCATCTAACGCTTTAACTACACCAGCATAAGTGAAAAAATATGTTTTTAAATTTCTTATTTTTAATAAAGGTTCATGAATTTTAGTTAAGGTTATCTTCCCCCCTTACAGAAAATTTTATTGTTACCTTCTAAGTCTTGGGTCAAGCACATCTCTTAAACCATCACCAATTAAATTTAAAGCTAATGAACTTAATAAAATCGCTAAACCTGGAAAAGTAGCCATCCATGGAGCCTGAAATAGGTAATTGCGGCCGTCAGCTATCATTCTACCCCATTCAGCTATTCCAGCTCCAGCACCAAATCCTATAAAACTTAATCCAGCAGCTGTTAAAATAACTGAACCTAAATCTAAAGTGGCATTAACTAAAAGTGGATAAATAGCATTTGGGAGAATATGCCTAAATATTATACGCATATTTTTAGCGCCTATAGCTTTAGCAGCTTCAACATAAAGTTTTTCTCTTTCAGAAAGAACAACCCCACGAATAAGCCTAGCGTAACTTGGCCACCAAACAATTATAAGAGCGATAGTTAAATTTGTAAGGTTTCTTCCAAGAGCAGCGGCAATAGCCATAGCTAATATTAAACCTGGAAAAGCCAAGAAAACATCTGTAACTCTCATTAAAGCTTCATCAATTTTCCCACCCATATAACCTGCGATAGAACCTATAATAGAGCCTAATAAAGCAGCTGAGCAAACAACAATTAAAGCTATTGAAAGATCTATACGGGCACCCCAAATAATTCTACTGAAAATATCGCCACCATTTTCATCTGTTCCAAATAAATGCTTTAAATTTGGAGGTTGCATTTGTTCAGTCCAAATTCTTTCTTCAGGGCCATAAGGTGCTATCCAAGGCGCAAATATAGCTGCAATAACGAAAATAAATATTATTATAAAACCAGCTACTACTAAGGGGCTTTGTTTTAAAAGATAAATTGTAAATTTAAATTCTCGCCATTGAGGCTCCAAATCTTTAATCCAAGAATTTAAAACATTTCTACGCATAAGAAATTATCCCAGCCTTATTCTTGGATCAAGAATCGCATATAATACATCAACAATTAAATTAGCTAAAACATATATTATAGCTACAAGAAGAGTGAAACCCATTATTCCACCTATATCAGATGTTAAAATAGCTTGAGTAGACCATCTTCCAACTCCAGGCCAAGCAAAAACTGTTTCAGTTAAAACAGCCCCAGCAAGTAATCCTCCAAAAGCTAAACCCGCAACTGTTACAGTTGGGATCATAGCATTTCTTAAAGCATGTTTATAAATCACAATTTTTTCAGGTAAACCTTTTGCTCTAGCTAAAATAATATAATCTTGCCTTAAAACTTCAAGCATGCTTGCACGCATCATTCTAGCTATTAAAGCTAAAGTAACATAGGAAAGACAGAAAGCAGGCATTATAATATGCTCTAAAGCGCTTTTAAAAGCATACGGGTTTAAACTTATTAAGCTATCAAGCAAAAGTAAACCAGTTACTTGTTTAACTGGATGTTGAATGGCTATAATAGGATTTATTCTTTGAGATAAAGGAAGATGAGGTAAACCATGAAGCTTTAATTGATAGTAGAAAACATATTGAAGCAATAATCCAAGCCAGAAAATAGGCATTGAAACACCAGTTAAAGCGAAAACCCTAACCACATGGTCTACTGGTTTATCTTTTTTTGTAGCTGAAATTATCCCTATGGGGATCCCCATTAAAAGGCTTAAACTCATAGCTACAACCGTTAATTCAAGTGTAGCTGGAAAATAATTTCGAATAGATTCAACTACAGGCCTATTTGAATCTGAACGAGAAATACCCCAATCTCCACGAATTAAATCTCTTAAGTAATAAAGATATTGAATATAAATTGGTTTATCTAAACCATGAGCTTTAATTATTAATTGAATCCGTTCTTCCGGGATTTTTTCGCTAGTAACGTAGGCTGCTACAGGATCACCAATTAAATGTGAAAGCGTAAAAGTTAACATTGAAACACCAAGCAAAACAGGAAGAAGAAGAATTAAACGCCTAATAATGTAATCTCGCATTTTCATTGAAGATTTCGCCTTAACAAAAAGAAGAATAAAACCATAAATATATGCTTATTGGTTTAAAGAAGCTTAAAAAAATAAAAAAATAGAATTTTGGGTTTAAATTAATTCTTCCTTAATAGTAATTACAGGGATTAATACTTTTGCAAACATTAATGAAGATTGCGTAAATCCATATATATTTACGGCTATTTGCTCTGTAGTTTCTTCTTTCCACATAAAACGCATGCAACCAGTATCTGAACCAGACCACATTGGGTTATAGAAGTACCCTTTCACCCAATCTCTAGCAACATGAAGTGTTTTAGCTTGAGAAACCCATATGTACACAGCTTCTTCTATTAATTCACGTTGTATTTCACGGTAAAGTTCAACTCGTTTATTCGGATCTTGCTCTCTAGCAGCTTGCTCAACAAGCGCATCGATAGTTTCATTTGCATATCCTATTCTTTTAGCGAAAACACCCATTTTTGAATGTGCATAAGTAGCTACATAATTATCTGGATCAGCATAATCTGGTTGCCAACCAATAAAGAAAATCGGTAATTCTTGAGCTCTCATTTTAGCTAAATAAGTTGGCCAATCAAGCTCTTGAACTTCTATTAAAATACCAACATTAAGCTTTTCAATTCCATCCTTAAATAATAAGCATGCTCTTCGTCTAGCTTCGTTTCCAGCATTATAGTAAAGCGTTATCTTAAGACCATCCTCGTACGCACCTTCAGCTTTAGCTTTTAAAAAGCATTCTTTAGCTTTTTCAGGGTTATACTTAAACTGGAATAATGTTTCATCATAGCCAAGTAAACCTTTAGGTATAGGGCCTCTACCCTGCTCAGCTAACCCATAAGCTACAGTATTTATGTATGTATCATAATCAAATATGTAAGATAAACCGTACCTAAAGTTTTTGTTTGTTAAAGCTCTTTTTAATATAGGGTCAGGTGGATTTAAGTTTATTTCAAAGCCTCCAATCGCTAGTGAATCGTAAACTTCTACAACTATTCCTTTCTTTAATGGAATTATTTTTCGTTCATTAAGCCATGCGTTTTTCTCAATTATATCAAATAGGTTTGGTGCTGGAACATATACACTGTCCGCTTCTCCAGAGAATAAAGCTAAAAGTCTTGTTCCAGCTTCAGTAACCTGCTGGAAAATTACTCTTTTAATTTTTGGAGGTTCCCTCCAATAGTTTTCGTTAGCTTCAAGAACTATTCTAGTTTTAGGTGTCCATTCAACAACTTTATATGCTCCTGTTCCGCATGTATGTGTATTCATATATTCATTATGGAAGCCTGGTTTATCAAGCCCGAAAGGCGGAAATTCTTTTGGATCGCTCCACCAACCTTTCTCTGAATGAGCTAAAACAAATGATGGTGAAACTATAGCGCCTGGTCCACCATAGCATAGCATAGATAGGAAAGCTGCTGAAGGATACTCAAGAGTTATTTGCACAGTATAATCATCTATAACTTTTATTCCTTCTGCAGCTAAATATTTTTTAACATACTCTTTCATTTCTGTTTCATTTTCATTTTGCCATGTATTAGCTTCCATATATTCTGGTCCGCCTTTAATTATTTGCGCTAATATCCAAGCTGGTCCATCAGGATCATTCATTAAAATTACTCTATCTAAAGAGAATTTAACAGCTGAAGCGTTTAATGGTGTACCATCATGGAACTTTATTCCTTTTCTAATGTGAAAAGTATATACTAAACCATCTGGAGATACTTCCCAGCTTTCAGCTAATTCAGGAACAATTGTTAATTTATCTTTATCGTAATAAACAAGTCTTTCATATACAAGTTCTAACACTTCTCCTCCAGCGCTTTCATAATCCCATGCTGGATCTAAAGAATCAGGATCTCCAATAGTTTGATAAATGAAAGTGTCAGGATTGGGCACTTTTAATTTAGGTTTTAAACCAGAGAAATAATAGTATCCGCCTACACCAGCAGCTATTACTATGACTATAAGTAAAACTGCAATAACAAGTTTACCACTTATACTTTTTTTAGGAGTTTCACCCATTATTTTTCACCTTAAAATTTTTATTCTGTTGCTTAAAAATTAATTTGTATACACTATATAAAGTTTTTCACAACCTCTTGAAGCTGCATTAAAATTATTTTTCTAAATCTTTAGGAATTAAAAAGCAATGAATTTATCAATTTATTTTTTCTTATTTTTTATTGACAAGTTGATGAAAAATTATAAAGTTTTTAATATAAAATTTTTTGTTTTCACTTTTTTAATTGTTGCTTCCAGTTTATTTGATGCTTATTACACAATTACTTTAATAGGTAAATATGGTGTTTTTGGAGAGAAGAATCCAATTGTTTTATTTTTGTTTAATTTAGGGTTAGGCAGTATATGGGTAATAGTAAATATAGTTTTAGGATTTGTAGTGGTGTTTATGTTTTTCCTTTTCATTAGTTATTTACGGAACATGATTAAATATTTAATGATAAATTTTTTTGCACTTTTATTTACTATTAAAATGTTAATAAGTATTCATTATCTTTTTCTTCATTTTTCTGTATCTTTTTCATTAACTAATTTAGGAGTTTTAATTTTTATATTAACAGTTTTAGTGCTGATTCCAAAGCAGAGTATCATCAACTTTTTGAAAAAAAATTTAAATATTTTAAATGATTTAACATTAATTTTTACTTCACCAAAGTTTAAAATAGAATTTAAATTAGAGCGCCCCGTTAAATGTGAAAGAATGAATAAGTTAAAAGATAAAAGATTATGGATTTCATTAATAACAGTAATTTTATGTCCATTTATTACATTAGTTTTACTTCAACTTTTTTGGAAACTTAGTAAAATTCAAGAAATGCCAAAATGGCTTAAAGGTTTAGGAATAGTAACTAAAGTGCAAGGAATACTTTATATTGCTTCATTTATTCTAATAATTTTTATGTTAACAATTATGATTTATTCATTAATGACTATTTTTGAAGTTTTTACTCAATATAAAAAAATTGATATAATTAATAAAACAACATGAAAAATTTTGGTATATATCTGGGATTGAAATGTTCTATGTAAAAGATGAAAAAGGGGTATTTAATTGAGTGAAAACATATTTCTTTCAAGTTTTATGG is a window from the Candidatus Bathyarchaeota archaeon genome containing:
- a CDS encoding ABC transporter permease; this translates as MKMRDYIIRRLILLLPVLLGVSMLTFTLSHLIGDPVAAYVTSEKIPEERIQLIIKAHGLDKPIYIQYLYYLRDLIRGDWGISRSDSNRPVVESIRNYFPATLELTVVAMSLSLLMGIPIGIISATKKDKPVDHVVRVFALTGVSMPIFWLGLLLQYVFYYQLKLHGLPHLPLSQRINPIIAIQHPVKQVTGLLLLDSLISLNPYAFKSALEHIIMPAFCLSYVTLALIARMMRASMLEVLRQDYIILARAKGLPEKIVIYKHALRNAMIPTVTVAGLAFGGLLAGAVLTETVFAWPGVGRWSTQAILTSDIGGIMGFTLLVAIIYVLANLIVDVLYAILDPRIRLG